One genomic window of Camelina sativa cultivar DH55 chromosome 5, Cs, whole genome shotgun sequence includes the following:
- the LOC104785714 gene encoding uncharacterized protein LOC104785714, protein MAIFDPFKLRYKPPSIFPATTVKPSNVLSLVSKFFFTICIFISVALIFFYIIFSDCSDCHRIIGHRRLGPYNVNSTTNSSASSSTILRKNQSSEATDVSHIVFGIGGSIQTWGDRSRYSELWWRPNVTRGFVWLDEEPPLNMTWLSTSPPYQVSADTSRFNYTCWYGSRSAIRMARIIKETFALGLTNVRWFVMGDDDTVFFVDNLITVLSKYDHNQMYYIGGNSESVEQDIVHSYAMAYGGGGMAISYPLAVELVKIIDGCIDRYASLYGSDQKIEACLSEIGVPLTKELGFHQVDVRGNPYGLLAAHPVAPLVTLHHLDYVDSIFPATNQIDALRRLMSAYKTDPSRIIQHSFCHDPSRNWSVSVSWGYTIQIYPSLVTGKELETPFLTFKSWRTSSLEPFSFDTRPISGDPCERPIVYFLDRVYEVGSGQTLTTYRKHVDVGEAQCDSPHYSRANLVEFIDVSATTWRPDLWKMAPRRQFCEIVNSEGDSKNVIHVKIRHFNPFESVSLPTKHPSEK, encoded by the exons atggccatCTTCGATCCGTTTAAGCTCCGCTACAAACCGCCGTCGATATTTCCGGCAACGACTGTaaaacctagcaatgttctctCCCTCGTCTCCAAGTTCTTCTTTACCATATGCATCTTCATCTCCGTTGCTCTGATCTTCTTCTACATCATCTTCTCCGATTGCTCCGATTGCCACCGCATCATCGGCCACCGTCGCTTAGGTCCTTACAATGTAAACTCCACTACAAACTCGTCAGCTTCTTCCTCGACCATCCTCCGTAAGAATCAGTCCTCGGAGGCCACCGATGTCTCCCACATAGTGTTCGGGATTGGTGGCTCCATTCAAACGTGGGGAGATCGCAGCCGTTACTCCGAACTGTGGTGGCGTCCTAACGTCACCCGCGGCTTCGTATGGCTTGACGAAGAACCGCCTCTTAATATGACGTGGCTCTCAACTTCTCCACCGTACCAAGTCTCGGCGGATACCTCCCGGTTCAACTACACTTGCTG GTATGGTTCAAGATCAGCTATACGAATGGCGAGAATCATCAAAGAGACTTTTGCGTTAGGGTTAACGAACGTGAGATGGTTCGTGATGGGTGACGACGACACCGTTTTCTTTGTGGACAATCTTATAACGGTTCTAAGTAAGTATGATCATAATCAAATGTATTACATTGGAGGAAACTCGGAGAGTGTTGAACAAGACATCGTTCACTCATACGCTATGGCTTACGGTGGCGGAGGTATGGCAATTAGTTACCCATTAGCCGTCGAGCTTGTAAAGATAATCGATGGTTGTATTGATCGTTACGCATCGTTATATGGATCTGATCAAAAGATTGAAGCTTGTCTAAGCGAGATTGGAGTTCCCCTTACCAAGGAACTAGGTTTCCATCAG GTGGACGTACGTGGAAACCCGTACGGTTTACTAGCTGCCCATCCGGTGGCTCCTCTGGTTACGCTCCACCACCTCGACTACGTTGACTCAATATTTCCAGCGACGAACCAAATCGACGCCCTAAGAAGACTCATGTCAGCATACAAGACGGATCCAAGCCGGATCATCCAGCACAGCTTCTGCCATGACCCGAGCCGGAACTGGTCTGTCTCGGTTTCATGGGGCTACACCATTCAGATTTATCCGTCTTTGGTCACGGGTAAGGAGCTTGAGACGCCGTTTCTTACGTTCAAGTCGTGGCGGACATCGAGCTTGGAGCCTTTCTCGTTTGATACCCGACCCATCAGCGGAGATCCATGCGAGAGACCCATTGTTTATTTCTTGGACCGGGTTTATGAGGTAGGGTCAGGGCAGACTCTTACGACGTATCGGAAACATGTTGACGTGGGCGAGGCGCAATGTGATTCGCCGCATTATTCTCGCGCCAACTTGGTTGAGTTCATCGACGTTTCGGCTACCACATGGAGGCCTGATCTATGGAAAATG GCACCACGTAGACAGTTCTGTGAAATTGTCAACAGTGAAGGAGACTCGAAAAATGTAATCCATGTCAAGATACGGCATTTTAATCCTTTCGAAAGTGTATCTCTTCCAACAAAGCATCCGAGCGAAAAATGA
- the LOC104785715 gene encoding L-type lectin-domain containing receptor kinase IV.1: MFLKQLFTIFLFSFLSQTLKSSSQTLNFVYNNGFNQQKDISIQGITTITPNGLLKLTNTTVQKTGHAFYTKPIRFKDSQNGTVSSFSTTFVFAINPQIDILSGHGIAFVVAPNPSLPFGNPSQYMGLFNITNNGNDTNHVFAVELDTIRSTEFNDSDDNHVGIDINSLTSVRTAYAGWWDEKAQFKNLSLISRKPMQVWVDYDGRSNKIDVTMAPFNEDKPLKPLVSAVRDLSSVLLQDMYVGFSSATGSVLSEHYVLGWSFGLNEKAPPLALSRLPKLPRFVPKKISDFYKIGMPLISLFLIFSFIFLVFYIVRRRRKFAEELEEWEKEFGKNRFRFKDLYYATKGFKEKDLLGSGGFGSVYKGVMPGTKLEIAVKRVSHESRQGMKEFVAEIVSIGRMSHRNLVPLLGYCRRRGELLLVYDFMPNGSLDKYLYNTPEVTLNWKQRIKVILGVASGLFYLHEEWEQVVIHRDVKASNVLLDGELNGRLGDFGLARLYDHGSDPQTTHVVGTLGYLAPEHTRTGRATTATDVFAFGAFLLEVTCGRRPIEMQHETDETFLLVDWVFGLWNKGNILAAKDPNMGSEYDEKEVEMVLKLGLLCSHSDPRARPSMRQVLHYLRGDAKLPELSPLDLSGSGMMFGFHDGFSELGMSYSSSVFKGFTGGSSIADSQLSGGR; the protein is encoded by the coding sequence ATGTTCTTGAAGCAgctcttcaccatcttcttgtTCAGTTTCCTttcacaaaccctaaaatcttCTTCACAGACTCTCAATTTCGTTTACAACAACGGCTTTAATCAACAGAAGGACATATCAATCCAAGGGATCACCACCATCACACCAAACGGTCTCTTGAAACTAACCAACACAACCGTTCAAAAAACCGGTCATGCTTTCTATACCAAACCAATCCGGTTCAAAGATTCTCAAAACGGCACCGTTTCTTCCTTCTCCACCACTTTCGTCTTCGCTATTAACCCTCAGATCGACATACTCAGCGGCCATGGCATCGCTTTTGTCGTAGCTCCTAACCCAAGCCTTCCTTTTGGCAATCCAAGTCAATATATGGGTCTCTTCAACATCACAAACAACGGTAATGACACTAACCATGTCTTTGCTGTGGAATTGGACACGATCCGGAGTACAGAGTTTAATGATAGTGACGACAACCATGTCGGAATCGATATCAATAGTTTAACGTCTGTGAGAACTGCTTACGCTGGGTGGTGGGATGAGAAAGCTCAGTTCAAGAACCTGAGTTTGATCAGTCGTAAGCCGATgcaggtttgggttgactacGATGGTCGTAGTAATAAAATCGATGTGACGATGGCTCCGTTCAACGAGGATAAGCCTCTAAAGCCGCTTGTTTCGGCTGTTAGGGATctttcctctgttcttcttcaAGATATGTATGTGGGTTTCTCCTCTGCGACAGGTTCTGTTCTGTCTGAACATTATGTTCTCGGTTGGAGTTTCGGGTTGAACGAAAAGGCTCCACCTTTGGCTTTATCAAGACTTCCCAAGCTTCCTCGGTTCGTGCCCAAGAAGATCTCAGACTTTTACAAGATCGGGATGCcgttgatttctctgtttttgatcTTCTCGTTCATCTTCCTCGTGTTTTACAtcgtgaggaggaggaggaagttcGCGGAGGAGCTCGAGGAGTGGGAAAAAGAGTTTGGGAAGAACAGGTTCAGGTTTAAGGATCTGTACTACGCGACTAAAGGGTTTAAGGAGAAGGATCTTCTTGGTTCTGGTGGGTTTGGGAGTGTTTACAAAGGTGTGATGCCAGGTACGAAGTTGGAGATTGCTGTTAAAAGAGTCTCGCATGAGTCTCGACAAGGGATGAAAGAGTTTGTGGCTGAGATTGTGAGTATTGGTCGGATGAGTCATCGGAATTTAGTTCCTTTATTGGGTTATTGTCGTAGGAGAGGTGAGCTTCTTCTTGTCTATGACTTCATGCCTAATGGAAGCTTAGACAAGTACTTGTACAACACTCCTGAGGTAACGCTTAATTGGAAACAGAGGATTAAGGTTATACTAGGCGTTGCCTCTGGCTTATTCTATCTCCATGAGGAATGGGAACAAGTGGTGATTCACCGTGACGTCAAAGCCAGCAACGTCTTGTTAGATGGAGAGCTCAATGGGAGACTTGGGGATTTCGGTTTGGCTAGGTTGTATGATCACGGGTCGGATCCTCAGACCACGCACGTTGTTGGAACATTGGGATACTTAGCTCCTGAACACACTCGGACAGGACGTGCAACAACCGCTACAGATGTTTTCGCGTTTGGAGCGTTCTTACTAGAAGTCACGTGCGGTAGACGTCCTATTGAGATGCAGCATGAGACTGATGAGACGTTCTTGCTAGTGGATTGGGTTTTCGGGTTATGGAACAAAGGGAACATCTTGGCTGCTAAAGATCCGAATATGGGTTCAGAATATGACGAGAAAGAGGTTGAAATGGTTCTGAAGCTAGGTCTCTTGTGCTCTCACTCCGACCCACGGGCTAGACCAAGTATGAGACAAGTGTTACATTACCTAAGAGGAGATGCAAAGTTACCAGAATTGTCTCCGTTGGACTTGTCAGGGAGTGGGATGATGTTTGGTTTTCATGACGGATTTAGTGAGTTAGGGATGTCGTATTCCTCCTCCGTCTTTAAAGGTTTTACCGGTGGATCTTCCATTGCTGATTCTCAACTTTCAGGAGGAAGATGA